Genomic window (Staphylococcus debuckii):
CCACGTGATGGTCGTATTATCGAACAAATCGGTACTTATAATCCAGTAGATAAATCTGGTGAAAACAAAGTAACAATCGACGAAGAATTAGCACTTAAATGGTTGAAAGACGGTGCGAAACCAACTGATACAGTTCACAATATCTTATCAAGAGAAGGTATTTTGAAA
Coding sequences:
- the rpsP gene encoding 30S ribosomal protein S16, whose product is MAVKIRLTRLGSKRNPFYRIVVADARAPRDGRIIEQIGTYNPVDKSGENKVTIDEELALKWLKDGAKPTDTVHNILSREGILKTFEEQRHSK